A region of Corvus cornix cornix isolate S_Up_H32 chromosome 3, ASM73873v5, whole genome shotgun sequence DNA encodes the following proteins:
- the FNDC4 gene encoding fibronectin type III domain-containing protein 4 isoform X4 has translation MARVSAMISPVLVLFGCDLCFVRANRPPSPVNVTVTQLKANSATVSWDVPEGDVVIGYAILQQRQDGQMQRFIREVNTTNRACVLWDLAEDADYIIQVQSIGLYGESQASKRVHFRTLKETDRLPSNSSNQGDITMEGLDKDRQLQTGEIIIIVAVLLMWAAVIALFCRQYDIIKDNDSNNNKEKTKPSSEHSTPERPSGGLLRSKKKSPSVNIIEV, from the exons ATGGCCCGCGTCTCGGCGATGATCAGCCCCGTCCTGGTGCTCTTCGGCTGCGACCTGTGTTTCGTGCGAGCCA ACAGGCCACCGTCCCCTGTCAATGTGACTGTGACGCAGCTGAAGGCAAACTCTGCCACAGTGTCCTGGGATGTGCCAGAAGGAGACGTGGTCATCGGCTATGCCATTCTTCAGCAG AGGCAAGATGGGCAGATGCAGCGCTTCATCCGGGAGGTGAACACCACCAACCGtgcctgtgtgctgtgggaCCTGGCAGAGGATGCTGACTACATCATCCAGGTGCAGAGCATTGGCCTGTACGGGGAGAGCCAGGCTAGCAAGCGTGTCCACTTCCGCACCCTGAAGGAGACTGATCGTCTGCCTTCCAACAGCTCCAACCAAG GTGACATCACCATGGAAGGGCTGGACAAAGACCGGCAGCTGCAGACAGGCGAGATTATTATCattgtggctgtgctgctcatgTGGGCGG CGGTGATCGCCCTGTTCTGCAGACAATATGATATCATCAAGGATAATGACTCCAACAACAACAAGGAGAAGACAAAGCCGTCCTCAGAACATAGCACGCCTGAGCGACCAAGCGGAGGGCTGCTGCGGAGCAAG AAGAAATCTCCCTCGGTCAATATCATCGAGGTGTAA
- the FNDC4 gene encoding fibronectin type III domain-containing protein 4 isoform X5 — MARVSAMISPVLVLFGCDLCFVRANRPPSPVNVTVTQLKANSATVSWDVPEGDVVIGYAILQQRQDGQMQRFIREVNTTNRACVLWDLAEDADYIIQVQSIGLYGESQASKRVHFRTLKETDRLPSNSSNQGDITMEGLDKDRQLQTGEIIIIVAVLLMWAAVIALFCRQYDIIKDNDSNNNKEKTKPSSEHSTPERPSGGLLRSKKSPSVNIIEV; from the exons ATGGCCCGCGTCTCGGCGATGATCAGCCCCGTCCTGGTGCTCTTCGGCTGCGACCTGTGTTTCGTGCGAGCCA ACAGGCCACCGTCCCCTGTCAATGTGACTGTGACGCAGCTGAAGGCAAACTCTGCCACAGTGTCCTGGGATGTGCCAGAAGGAGACGTGGTCATCGGCTATGCCATTCTTCAGCAG AGGCAAGATGGGCAGATGCAGCGCTTCATCCGGGAGGTGAACACCACCAACCGtgcctgtgtgctgtgggaCCTGGCAGAGGATGCTGACTACATCATCCAGGTGCAGAGCATTGGCCTGTACGGGGAGAGCCAGGCTAGCAAGCGTGTCCACTTCCGCACCCTGAAGGAGACTGATCGTCTGCCTTCCAACAGCTCCAACCAAG GTGACATCACCATGGAAGGGCTGGACAAAGACCGGCAGCTGCAGACAGGCGAGATTATTATCattgtggctgtgctgctcatgTGGGCGG CGGTGATCGCCCTGTTCTGCAGACAATATGATATCATCAAGGATAATGACTCCAACAACAACAAGGAGAAGACAAAGCCGTCCTCAGAACATAGCACGCCTGAGCGACCAAGCGGAGGGCTGCTGCGGAGCAAG AAATCTCCCTCGGTCAATATCATCGAGGTGTAA
- the FNDC4 gene encoding fibronectin type III domain-containing protein 4 isoform X1, with protein sequence MARVSAMISPVLVLFGCDLCFVRANRPPSPVNVTVTQLKANSATVSWDVPEGDVVIGYAILQQRQDGQMQRFIREVNTTNRACVLWDLAEDADYIIQVQSIGLYGESQASKRVHFRTLKETDRLPSNSSNQGDITMEGLDKDRQLQTGEIIIIVAVLLMWAAVIALFCRQYDIIKDNDSNNNKEKTKPSSEHSTPERPSGGLLRSKQMSGAETSCLDFKAPVPLLQIFQLADYSLPKRSLLLDPYSKLTLLC encoded by the exons ATGGCCCGCGTCTCGGCGATGATCAGCCCCGTCCTGGTGCTCTTCGGCTGCGACCTGTGTTTCGTGCGAGCCA ACAGGCCACCGTCCCCTGTCAATGTGACTGTGACGCAGCTGAAGGCAAACTCTGCCACAGTGTCCTGGGATGTGCCAGAAGGAGACGTGGTCATCGGCTATGCCATTCTTCAGCAG AGGCAAGATGGGCAGATGCAGCGCTTCATCCGGGAGGTGAACACCACCAACCGtgcctgtgtgctgtgggaCCTGGCAGAGGATGCTGACTACATCATCCAGGTGCAGAGCATTGGCCTGTACGGGGAGAGCCAGGCTAGCAAGCGTGTCCACTTCCGCACCCTGAAGGAGACTGATCGTCTGCCTTCCAACAGCTCCAACCAAG GTGACATCACCATGGAAGGGCTGGACAAAGACCGGCAGCTGCAGACAGGCGAGATTATTATCattgtggctgtgctgctcatgTGGGCGG CGGTGATCGCCCTGTTCTGCAGACAATATGATATCATCAAGGATAATGACTCCAACAACAACAAGGAGAAGACAAAGCCGTCCTCAGAACATAGCACGCCTGAGCGACCAAGCGGAGGGCTGCTGCGGAGCAAG CAGATGTCAGGAGCAGAAACTTCCTGTTTGGACTTCAAGGCCCCAGTTCCCCTCCTCCAGATTTTTCAGCTTGCTGATTACTCCTTGCCAAAGAGATCCCTCCTCTTGGATCCCTACTCCAAACTgaccctgctctgctga
- the FNDC4 gene encoding fibronectin type III domain-containing protein 4 isoform X2: MARVSAMISPVLVLFGCDLCFVRANRPPSPVNVTVTQLKANSATVSWDVPEGDVVIGYAILQQRQDGQMQRFIREVNTTNRACVLWDLAEDADYIIQVQSIGLYGESQASKRVHFRTLKETDRLPSNSSNQGDITMEGLDKDRQLQTGEIIIIVAVLLMWAAVIALFCRQYDIIKDNDSNNNKEKTKPSSEHSTPERPSGGLLRSKMSGAETSCLDFKAPVPLLQIFQLADYSLPKRSLLLDPYSKLTLLC, encoded by the exons ATGGCCCGCGTCTCGGCGATGATCAGCCCCGTCCTGGTGCTCTTCGGCTGCGACCTGTGTTTCGTGCGAGCCA ACAGGCCACCGTCCCCTGTCAATGTGACTGTGACGCAGCTGAAGGCAAACTCTGCCACAGTGTCCTGGGATGTGCCAGAAGGAGACGTGGTCATCGGCTATGCCATTCTTCAGCAG AGGCAAGATGGGCAGATGCAGCGCTTCATCCGGGAGGTGAACACCACCAACCGtgcctgtgtgctgtgggaCCTGGCAGAGGATGCTGACTACATCATCCAGGTGCAGAGCATTGGCCTGTACGGGGAGAGCCAGGCTAGCAAGCGTGTCCACTTCCGCACCCTGAAGGAGACTGATCGTCTGCCTTCCAACAGCTCCAACCAAG GTGACATCACCATGGAAGGGCTGGACAAAGACCGGCAGCTGCAGACAGGCGAGATTATTATCattgtggctgtgctgctcatgTGGGCGG CGGTGATCGCCCTGTTCTGCAGACAATATGATATCATCAAGGATAATGACTCCAACAACAACAAGGAGAAGACAAAGCCGTCCTCAGAACATAGCACGCCTGAGCGACCAAGCGGAGGGCTGCTGCGGAGCAAG ATGTCAGGAGCAGAAACTTCCTGTTTGGACTTCAAGGCCCCAGTTCCCCTCCTCCAGATTTTTCAGCTTGCTGATTACTCCTTGCCAAAGAGATCCCTCCTCTTGGATCCCTACTCCAAACTgaccctgctctgctga
- the FNDC4 gene encoding fibronectin type III domain-containing protein 4 isoform X6 produces the protein MQRFIREVNTTNRACVLWDLAEDADYIIQVQSIGLYGESQASKRVHFRTLKETDRLPSNSSNQGDITMEGLDKDRQLQTGEIIIIVAVLLMWAAVIALFCRQYDIIKDNDSNNNKEKTKPSSEHSTPERPSGGLLRSKQMSGAETSCLDFKAPVPLLQIFQLADYSLPKRSLLLDPYSKLTLLC, from the exons ATGCAGCGCTTCATCCGGGAGGTGAACACCACCAACCGtgcctgtgtgctgtgggaCCTGGCAGAGGATGCTGACTACATCATCCAGGTGCAGAGCATTGGCCTGTACGGGGAGAGCCAGGCTAGCAAGCGTGTCCACTTCCGCACCCTGAAGGAGACTGATCGTCTGCCTTCCAACAGCTCCAACCAAG GTGACATCACCATGGAAGGGCTGGACAAAGACCGGCAGCTGCAGACAGGCGAGATTATTATCattgtggctgtgctgctcatgTGGGCGG CGGTGATCGCCCTGTTCTGCAGACAATATGATATCATCAAGGATAATGACTCCAACAACAACAAGGAGAAGACAAAGCCGTCCTCAGAACATAGCACGCCTGAGCGACCAAGCGGAGGGCTGCTGCGGAGCAAG CAGATGTCAGGAGCAGAAACTTCCTGTTTGGACTTCAAGGCCCCAGTTCCCCTCCTCCAGATTTTTCAGCTTGCTGATTACTCCTTGCCAAAGAGATCCCTCCTCTTGGATCCCTACTCCAAACTgaccctgctctgctga
- the FNDC4 gene encoding fibronectin type III domain-containing protein 4 isoform X3: MARVSAMISPVLVLFGCDLCFVRANRPPSPVNVTVTQLKANSATVSWDVPEGDVVIGYAILQQRQDGQMQRFIREVNTTNRACVLWDLAEDADYIIQVQSIGLYGESQASKRVHFRTLKETDRLPSNSSNQAVIALFCRQYDIIKDNDSNNNKEKTKPSSEHSTPERPSGGLLRSKQMSGAETSCLDFKAPVPLLQIFQLADYSLPKRSLLLDPYSKLTLLC, from the exons ATGGCCCGCGTCTCGGCGATGATCAGCCCCGTCCTGGTGCTCTTCGGCTGCGACCTGTGTTTCGTGCGAGCCA ACAGGCCACCGTCCCCTGTCAATGTGACTGTGACGCAGCTGAAGGCAAACTCTGCCACAGTGTCCTGGGATGTGCCAGAAGGAGACGTGGTCATCGGCTATGCCATTCTTCAGCAG AGGCAAGATGGGCAGATGCAGCGCTTCATCCGGGAGGTGAACACCACCAACCGtgcctgtgtgctgtgggaCCTGGCAGAGGATGCTGACTACATCATCCAGGTGCAGAGCATTGGCCTGTACGGGGAGAGCCAGGCTAGCAAGCGTGTCCACTTCCGCACCCTGAAGGAGACTGATCGTCTGCCTTCCAACAGCTCCAACCAAG CGGTGATCGCCCTGTTCTGCAGACAATATGATATCATCAAGGATAATGACTCCAACAACAACAAGGAGAAGACAAAGCCGTCCTCAGAACATAGCACGCCTGAGCGACCAAGCGGAGGGCTGCTGCGGAGCAAG CAGATGTCAGGAGCAGAAACTTCCTGTTTGGACTTCAAGGCCCCAGTTCCCCTCCTCCAGATTTTTCAGCTTGCTGATTACTCCTTGCCAAAGAGATCCCTCCTCTTGGATCCCTACTCCAAACTgaccctgctctgctga